GGTGCGGGTGAACCTGCTCTCGGCGGCCCTCGCGTCGATCCTCCTCGTGGCCGCCCTCAACCTCACCGAGGGCGACGGCGAGAAGTACTTCGCGGCGGGCCTGGGCCTGACGATCTGCACGACCTTCATCTCGTACGTCATCACCTTCCCGAGCCTGCTGGTGCTGCGCCGCAAGTACCCCGACACGCCGCGCCCGTACGCCGTCCCGGGCGGCCGCCTCGGCGTCTGGACGGTCACCGCGCTCGCGACCGGCCTGGTCGCCTTCACGGTGGTCGTACTGATCTGGCCGGGCTTCGGCGTCGGCTGGTTCGGCACGGAGGGCTCCTCGGCGGACTCCCTGCCCGAGGCCTTCGCCGGCCAGCGCCTCGCGTACACGCTGAGCCAGGTCGTGCCGCTGCTGATCATCGCGGTCGTCGGCCTCCTCTTCTACGCGGCGGGCGCGAAGACCCGCCGTACGAAGAGCTGAGCTCCGGACCGTACGCGACGAGGGGCGGCCGCCGGGCCGCCCCTCGCCGTTGTGTGCGGTCCGTTCCGCTACCCGGCCGACCGCCCGTACACCTGCTTGCCCAGCCACTGGCCGCCGTCCACCGTCAGGCACTCGCCGGTCAGGTACGAGGCCCCGTCGCCCAGGAGGAACAGCGACGCGTCCGCGATCTCGGCGGGGTCGGCGAAGCGGCCGGCCGGGACCGTGGCCAGCACCTCCTCGCGGGCCTCGTCGGTGGCCCACAGGGCCGCGCCGGCGCCCTCCGTCTCCGTCGGGCCGGGGGCGATGCAGTTCAGGCGGATGCCCAGCGGGGCGAGTTCCACCGCCAGGGTCCGCGTCATGGCCAGGACGCCGGCCTTCGCGGCGGCCGAGTGGACGGTGCCCGGGTGGCCGTGCCAGGCGTACGTGGCGATCACGGAGAGGACCGAGCCGCCGGTGCCCTGCTCGCGCAGCCTGCGGGCGACGGCACGGGTGCAGTAGTACGAGCCGTTGAGGACGATGTCGACGACGGCGCGCCAGCCGCCCGGGGACAGGTCGATGCCGGGGACGACGAAGTTTCCGGCGGCGTTGTTGACCAGCCCGTCAAGCCTGCCGAACCGCTCGACCGCCGCGGCCACCAGCGCGTCCACCGCCTCCGGGTCCCGGACGTCCGTCGGCACCGCGAGGGCCTCCCCGCCGGCCTTCTCGATCAGGGCGACCGTCTCGTCGAGGCGCTCCGGGGTGCGGCCGGCGACGGCGACCCGGGCGCCCGCCCCCGTCAGGGCGAGCGCGATGGCGCGGCCGATGCCGCTGCCGCCGCCCGTCACGATGTACGTCCGTCCGTCGAAACGGGTCATGTCAGCACTCCATGGGCGTCGAGGGCGACCGCGCCGCCCGGGTGGACGAGCAGCGGATTGACTTCGAGCTCGATGAGCTCGGGGTGCTCGGACGCGGCCCGCGCCAGTGCGCACAGGGCGTCCGCGGCGGCGTCCAGGTCGACGGCGGGCGCGCCCCGCCAGCCGGTGAGCAGCGGTGCGTGCCGCAGGGAGAGCAGCAGCTCGCGGGCCCGTACCGGGGTGAGCGGGGCGAGGGCGAGCGCGGTGTCGGCGAGCAGTTCGGCGGTGACCCCGCCGAGGCCGACCATGGCGACGGGCCCGAACGCCGGGTCGTAGCGCACTCCGGCGATGAGCTCGACGGAGTGCGGGTGGACGGCCATCTCCTCGACCGCGTACCGGGCGGCGCCGGTGGTGTCACGCATCCGGGCGAAGGCGGCGCGCAGTGCGGTCTCGTCGACGATGCCGAGGGCCACCCCGCCCGCCTCGGTCTTGTGGGCCAGGCCCATCGCCTTGAGGGCGAGCGGGTATCCGGTGCGGCGGGCGGCGTCGGCCGCCTCGTCGGCCGTGGTGACGAACTCGGCGGTGGGGAAGTCGAGTCCATGGGACCGGAGCAGGGCCCGGACGCTCTCGTACCCCCCGTCCGCGACGGGGCGGGACGGGGGCGGCACCCGCCCCGGCGGCGCGTACGGTGTCGCGCGTTCGAGCCGGGCCGCATGGGCCAGGGCGGTCGCGGCCTGCTCGATGCGCTCGTAGACGGGTACGCCGTGTTCGCGCAGCACGGTCAGGGCCGGGGTGTCGCGGGCCATGGTGTGGACGACGAGCAGCCGCCCGGCCTTCCGCGCGGCCTCCCCCAACTCCTCGGCGACCTCGCACTCCTCGCGGGTCTGCTCGGGGTTGGCGGTGGCGTAGTCGCCGAAGTAGCCGGTGAGGACCGTGGCGTCGGTGTCCCCGCCGTCGAGCAGCGCCCGGGTGATCCGGGCGTAGTTGCGGAGGTCCGCCTCTCCCGCGCCCGCGAGGTCGACGGGGTTGCCGCAGCCGCCCCGGCCGGGGAGGTGTGCGGCGACGGCGGCCCGGGTGGCCTCGTCGAGAACGGGGACGTGGAGCCCCCGGGCGGTCAGCGCGTCGGCGGCGAGCGCGCCCTGGCCTCCGCTGTCGCCGACGACGGCGATGCGCGGCGCTTCGGGGGACGCGGGGGTTTCGTCGGACGCGAAGGCGTCGGCGTCCGCGTCGGCGGCGGCCTCGGGCACGGCCCGGCCCCGCCCGAGGCACGACCCCTGCCCCTGCCCTTGAATCCGTCCCTGTGCCCGCCGCTGCCCCTGACCGTGCCGTGCCGCCGTCAACAGCACGGCCGTGTCGACCAGTTCGCCCGCCGACTCCAGCAGGATCGCGCCCGTGTCGCGGCAGACCGCGTCCACCACCGCCCGGGCGCTCACCAGCGCGCCCGTGTGGGAGGCCGCCGCGCGGCCGGAGGCCTCGCTGCGGCCGAGCGTGAGGAGCAGGACGGGCTTGCCGGCCGCGTGGGCGGCGGCCAGGGTGCGGGCCAGGCGCCGTCCGTCCCGGAAGTCCTCCACGTACGCGGCGACGACGCGCGTCGCGTCGTGGGCGATCAGCGCGTCGAGGGCGTCCGCCGCATCGATGTCGCGCTGGTTGCCGAGCGAGACGAACCGGGAGAACCCCTGTCCGGCCCGGGCCAGGAGTCTGCCGATCTCAAGCGCGAGGTTGCCGCTCTGCGACACGAGCCCGACCGCCCCCGCCGGGAAGTCGCCCCAGCTCAGGCGCAGTTCGGTGGTGGTGTCGACGACGCCCATGCAGTTGGGGCCGAGCAGCCGCCCGCCGTGCGAGGTGACGAGCGAGGCGAGTTCCCGTTCCTCCTCGGGACCGGACCCGCCGGACGTGATCACGGTGAAGCACCGCGCGCCCGCCGCGAGCCCCTCGACGACCACGGGCCGCACCTGCTGCGGCGGCACCGCGACGACGATCTGCTCGGGGACGGTCGCCAGGGACCCGAGGTCCGGCAGGAAGGGGACGCCGTCGAGGTGGCCGCCCCGCTGGTTGACGAGGTGGACGCTGCGCCGGGAGCGTCCGGCGAGGGCGCCGGCGGCCAGCCAGTAACCCCACTTGGCGGGGTTGGCGGAGGCCCCGACGACGGCGACGGAACGCGGATCGAAGAGGGCGTCCAGGCTCATGCGTACCAGCCGAAGCGTTCGGCGATCACCGGCAGCCGGTCCGCGACGACGCCGTGCGCCGCCGCGCGCGGGGTGGTCCCGTCGCGCTCGGCCCGGGCCAGGACCTGCTCGACCAGCGCGCGCATGGAGCTCCGGATGTGGGCGAACGCCTCGTCCGGGTCCGCGCCGATGTCGCCGAAGAGGGTCCACCACCACCAGGCG
The DNA window shown above is from Streptomyces vietnamensis and carries:
- a CDS encoding SDR family oxidoreductase; amino-acid sequence: MTRFDGRTYIVTGGGSGIGRAIALALTGAGARVAVAGRTPERLDETVALIEKAGGEALAVPTDVRDPEAVDALVAAAVERFGRLDGLVNNAAGNFVVPGIDLSPGGWRAVVDIVLNGSYYCTRAVARRLREQGTGGSVLSVIATYAWHGHPGTVHSAAAKAGVLAMTRTLAVELAPLGIRLNCIAPGPTETEGAGAALWATDEAREEVLATVPAGRFADPAEIADASLFLLGDGASYLTGECLTVDGGQWLGKQVYGRSAG
- a CDS encoding acetate--CoA ligase family protein, with product MSLDALFDPRSVAVVGASANPAKWGYWLAAGALAGRSRRSVHLVNQRGGHLDGVPFLPDLGSLATVPEQIVVAVPPQQVRPVVVEGLAAGARCFTVITSGGSGPEEERELASLVTSHGGRLLGPNCMGVVDTTTELRLSWGDFPAGAVGLVSQSGNLALEIGRLLARAGQGFSRFVSLGNQRDIDAADALDALIAHDATRVVAAYVEDFRDGRRLARTLAAAHAAGKPVLLLTLGRSEASGRAAASHTGALVSARAVVDAVCRDTGAILLESAGELVDTAVLLTAARHGQGQRRAQGRIQGQGQGSCLGRGRAVPEAAADADADAFASDETPASPEAPRIAVVGDSGGQGALAADALTARGLHVPVLDEATRAAVAAHLPGRGGCGNPVDLAGAGEADLRNYARITRALLDGGDTDATVLTGYFGDYATANPEQTREECEVAEELGEAARKAGRLLVVHTMARDTPALTVLREHGVPVYERIEQAATALAHAARLERATPYAPPGRVPPPSRPVADGGYESVRALLRSHGLDFPTAEFVTTADEAADAARRTGYPLALKAMGLAHKTEAGGVALGIVDETALRAAFARMRDTTGAARYAVEEMAVHPHSVELIAGVRYDPAFGPVAMVGLGGVTAELLADTALALAPLTPVRARELLLSLRHAPLLTGWRGAPAVDLDAAADALCALARAASEHPELIELEVNPLLVHPGGAVALDAHGVLT